The following DNA comes from Azotosporobacter soli.
TTGAAAGAGTTTGACAAGGTTGCCGCAGCGCCTGGCGTCGACTGGACGCAGGAGATGAAAACGCCGGGAGTCGTCGATGAATGGATCGATAAGGCGGCGGCCAAAGGCTGGGTCGTCAAGCGGGGGCCGAAAGATGCGGCGGTCGGCGCCATCTTGATTGTGTCGGATTTTCAAAATCATATGGCAAGGTTGGCGATTATTAAAGAGGTTTATGCGTGGGGAGCCGTTGCGGAATCGGTCGAACCGGAACGCGGCGATACCGGGCATGTCTTTGAACAGGAATATAAATGGCTAGACTTGTATCGCAATCCGAAGCAGTCTTTCATCGGTTACATTTGGCCGGTGAAACAGGCGGATTACGACAAAGCGCCGCAGGAGTTTGAGGCAAAACGTTTTACGCTGAAAGGCGAACATGTCTATAAAGGCTGGCGGGAATCTTGGGGGCCGGTGTGGGTAATCAAGGAGTTTGACAAACTTGCTCCGGGCGGCGGCATGGATTGGAGCGGAAAAGTGGATGCTTGGCTGACGAATGCGGCAAAAAAAGGCTGGAAGGTATCGTATGATGCTTCAGGTGCTAAGCCGGGGGCGATATTATTGCGCATCGAAAATAAAAATGAAATGTGGCTTCAGATTGTACGCGAAGTCAAGAGCGACCGTGTCGTCTTGGAGATGCTGGGCTATCCGGTGCATCGGGTCGTTCGCGAGGAAATCAAGTTCTCTGATTTGCCGCAAAAGAATTTCACCGGGTATATCTTGCCGGAAAAATGATCGGCTCGATGAAAATCGATTTGAAAGGTATGTTATAGTAAAAAGACAAGCTTTCGTTTAAAGGAGGTTCGGCAAAAGAAGTGACGGATGATGTGTTGAAAAGTGATTTGATTCTTAAACAAATCGAACAGAGCGGCTTTGCGGAAAAGGTCGTCGAAGTGGATGAGGAAACGATGGGTCTGTTGATTGTCCAATTGGGAGAGCGATTATTTGCTCTCCCGGGCAGTGAAGCGCGGGAAATTATGCCATTTAGCGCAAGCACATGGATTCCGGGGGCAACAGCGATATTGCCCGGGGTAATGAATATTCGGGGCGATGTGGCTGCCGTGATTGACGTCAAGAAAGTCCTAACGGTGCCTGAAGCCGGAAGCGGCGCAGGCTGTTTTTTTGTATTGCTGCGTCACGGAGACGGTCGCAGCGGACTTCTCGTGGATGATATCGTGGATGTTATCGAACTGTCTGTCGCTGAAAATATGCCGCTTCTCTCCAGTTTAGATGTCGGCTGGCAGCGTTTTGCCGCCAGCCAGTTTGATTATCAGGGACGGATCGTTACGGTGTTAAAGGTAGAACAATTGATTGAAGCGGTACGGCTTTGATGGATCAGGATGCTTTGGAGGTGCTGGTTTTCTTCAGCGGCGAAAGTTGTTACGGCATTGATATTGAACAAATCGCATATCTGGCGGATCCGTCACCAACGCAGGAGGCCGTTTCTTTTGAAGAATTGATGAGGTCAAATGTTTCGCAGCAAGAGGGGCGACGAAAACGGATCAGCGTTAAGGGCCATGAAGAGATACTGGTTTTGATTCCTGAACCGGAGACGGTGAGCAATCTTTCGCTGCGCGATATCCGTCCGTTACCTGCGGTTTTTAAAGCGGCGCAGCCGCTGGGCGTCTGGGGCTTGGCGCAAAAGGAAGGTCGGTTAATCATATTGCTTGATCTGTATAAAAATCTGCAGTTTAAAGAGCTTGTGCGGCAAGCGCAATGAAAAAAAGCAAGGAGGATATGATGAATAGCAGTTTAAAAGTTAAAATCATCGGGATCATGGCATTATTTATGTGTTGTCTGGTCGCGCTATTATCGTATATTTCGATTTCCGCGACGCTGCAGCGAGGCGAAACCCGTCTGCATGAATATCAGGAAACGCTGTACAAACAAAAGACGGATAATATGAAGAATTTGGTGGAGGCCGTTTCTAGCACGACAAACTCGATGTCGGAGGCGGAGGCGAAGAATTTTGTGCGTAACGCTCGTTACGGCAGTGACGGTTATTTTTTGGTGATTAATAGCAGCGGCAATGTCGTGGTTCATATCGACCCTCTGTTGGAAGGCAAAGAGCTGTCGGCTGTGCGTGATGCCAATAATAACGCGTTTTTGTTGAAATTGCTTGAGCAGTGCAGAGATAAAGGCGAAGGCAATGTCGAATACATGTGGATGAAGCCTGGCGCGGCAAAAGCCGAAGCGAAATCGTCCTACGGCAAGTCCATCGGCAAGTGGAATTGGATTGTTATCACAGGAATTTACCTGGATGATGTGGAGGCGGCTGTTCAGAAAGAAGAGAATTTGATTCACCAGGAAATTTGGAGTACGGTACAGCGATATTTGTTGATTTCGGCGTTGGCGCTATTGCTGATTGTGGCGCTGGCCACTTTCTTTATCAACCGCTACATCACTCAGCCGCTGGCGGGTGCGATTACCAAGGTGAACAATTATGCGGCGAAGATGGAAGATACGGTGACAACCCAAGCCAGTTTCTCGTTGGAACTCTCTTCTTCGGTCAGTGAAATATCCGCGACGATGGAAGAATTCTCTTCTTCGGCCGTTCTAATCGCCAATCACAGTCAGGGTGTAGCCGACAGTGCAGCACAGACGCTGCAGAGGACGCGGGAAGGCGTCGCAGAGGTAGAAGGCCTGATGGGAAAAATGAAAGAAATATACAATGATAACCAGGTGAACATTCAGGAAATTGTTGCTTTGGGGCATAAGTCGAACGAAGTTAGCAAGATCATGGAGTTCATCAATAATATTGCGAGCCAGACACGCTTGATCGCGTTCAATGCAGCCTTGGAAGCGGCCAGCGCGGGAGAAGCGGGGAAACGTTTTGGCGTGGTTGCTCTTGAAATCCGCCGTCTGGCCGATAGCGTGATGGAATCGACTAAGGAAATTGAGGGGAAGATTACGGAAATTGTCGCAGCCGTGAGTCGCCAAGTTGTTGCTTCGGAAAAAAACACGAAGGGAATTGAAGAGGGCATGGCGTATTCGGAGCGAACTGTGTCGATTATTTATGACATTGAGAATGCTGCCGATCAGACGACGGATGCCGTCAGCCAGATCGTCCTGTCGATCCAACAACAACAGACTGCAGGAGAACAAGTGCTGACCGCGCTGCGTCAAATCAAACAAGGGACAAATGAAAATACGACAATGATCCAACAAACCAAGACGATCAGCAAGGAATTGAGCGATTTGGCGGAAGAGCTGGAACAAGTTGTCAAGCGTGGCAGTGAAACTGCGGCAAGAAAAGGAACCGACGCCTAGGAGGAGCTGTCATGAATGAGGAA
Coding sequences within:
- a CDS encoding chemotaxis protein CheW, with protein sequence MTDDVLKSDLILKQIEQSGFAEKVVEVDEETMGLLIVQLGERLFALPGSEAREIMPFSASTWIPGATAILPGVMNIRGDVAAVIDVKKVLTVPEAGSGAGCFFVLLRHGDGRSGLLVDDIVDVIELSVAENMPLLSSLDVGWQRFAASQFDYQGRIVTVLKVEQLIEAVRL
- a CDS encoding methyl-accepting chemotaxis protein encodes the protein MMNSSLKVKIIGIMALFMCCLVALLSYISISATLQRGETRLHEYQETLYKQKTDNMKNLVEAVSSTTNSMSEAEAKNFVRNARYGSDGYFLVINSSGNVVVHIDPLLEGKELSAVRDANNNAFLLKLLEQCRDKGEGNVEYMWMKPGAAKAEAKSSYGKSIGKWNWIVITGIYLDDVEAAVQKEENLIHQEIWSTVQRYLLISALALLLIVALATFFINRYITQPLAGAITKVNNYAAKMEDTVTTQASFSLELSSSVSEISATMEEFSSSAVLIANHSQGVADSAAQTLQRTREGVAEVEGLMGKMKEIYNDNQVNIQEIVALGHKSNEVSKIMEFINNIASQTRLIAFNAALEAASAGEAGKRFGVVALEIRRLADSVMESTKEIEGKITEIVAAVSRQVVASEKNTKGIEEGMAYSERTVSIIYDIENAADQTTDAVSQIVLSIQQQQTAGEQVLTALRQIKQGTNENTTMIQQTKTISKELSDLAEELEQVVKRGSETAARKGTDA